The DNA segment agtcttatgtagacgaaacgcacgtcaaTCCTGGTACCCTctgataactatttcaaatgCCAATATATGCAATGTTTTCTTGCAAAAGAAGACAGAGCACTCCATCTTTAACACCACAAAATAAGTTCTAATATTTACCGGCGTTTCCTGAGTATTTGCCGATTGTGAGTTGATATTTTGTAGATGCGTCGCCTACTGAAAAGCTTCTATAAACTGCAAAATGCTTGTTTCCATCCCAGTCCTCCACATCTATCCTaagttcatgatttttttcagatgtTAGTTTTGCTATATTCTTATTGCCTGAAATttatgtatgtatattaatgactACAACAAAACACTACATGTTAACTAAAGGTATGTTTTATCCACAAAGTAATGTAATGGAAAAAAGATGATTGGTATACAGAATGTATACATATAGTCTTTTAGCCATAGTTTACATTTACTGGGAAACCATTATATTACGAACAAATATTATAAACCTACTTTGGaatgtatatacaattttatCTGTCTTACCTAACCAGAACTTTCCACGTTTGTCTCCAAATCCATTTTCATAATCCTTCCAATTTCTGTTGAATTCAACACTACCATCATACCGCTTTTGAATAACCTAACATGTGCAACAAAAGAAAAGCGTCATTACCCATATGAACAAATCcgatcatttttttctgttgtcaacatttcttaaattgtagatattataattaatttttaatgttactTATACAGTTGAGTATAATTTCCAActtaaagcattttttttatatacatctGCACTTAATTTACCACGTATAAAAACTCCTCATTTCTAGTATGTATTTAGACAACAACACAAAATACAGAACAagtaattgtaatataaaaaatatatagactTGGACTGAGGAAACTACTCTCAAAGTATATCAGGAGCTCTGATACCAACACAGACAAGCATTCAATAATCGATAGAAatactagtttatattgataggggtTAATAAAGGAACCAAAAGAGCAAACACATATATGTAGATCAATGTGCTTGCtgtcgagatattagccatacAAAGTTTGGTTTGAAAATATTCTATcatgacttttcatagctttatcattgtcaagtttaagttctcaagaactatttaaaacaaattataatcttataagacttcaacagatggctgattgttatacatgtaaaagactTATAAAAAACCCAGAAGATTCCGCAAATCTGAcagaaattccaaaatatgacaaacaaacaTCATTAATTAAGAGAAAAAAGCCTGATGATAGCTGTCAGTTTCTTTGAATAATTCTGAATTGGTGGTCAAATCATACATTCAAATTCTTCCCATGACTGGtttgttaatttgaaaatcactgcttgacttattttttttgtcatcacTAATACTATCAATTATTGAACAGAACTCCTTTCCGAATGAATGAATAATCCTTATAATAATAAacgtaacgtttttttttattaagggtGTATAAAGTAATTTAACTTCATTGTTTAGTACACATACAATTCTGTATCACACAGTTAAACATTTCCGCTTTTCAAATCGATCGCTAATTTATGGTATAATTTCCTTTTTCATTACTCGTACAACGCAATTcttatgataattaaaaaacatattaatataataacataaaacattctGATTCTCACAACAAGGAACGTAagtaaacaattacaaaataatacagCCACCACTACCACTACTGAGTACTACATTTTAGTTTATACTTACAGTCCAACCTCCTATCTCATCTGGATTGCCtatataaaacatagaaaatttctGAAATGGTCTTCTCTTTAACAGTTAacttacctattatgtctgttgagttcacacatcgttgtaaatataatggactttgatgcgactgtcataagtgagaggtttagcgctaaaAAACCACGTTCAATccctttcagttttgaattttcctcggagttcagttttttttgtgattttaacaaATAGCTTGAAGGTATTATTAGgagatttcaaaatattgtagCTTTCTAGACGATATTATTGAAATTggcgttttatttttatataaataattcaaataattgtaataaaaatctCATAAATTTAGTTTTGTTTCTGTTGCCATTTCAATATACTTAGCTTCATTTGGTGTCTATGTAATTTTGTGAACTGTGAACAaattctatttataaaaaaatattctgttttttaaacaaagagTAGCTAAAGTTACCGAATATATTGGCAAACTGTGTGAACGCTTTACTCACATTGAATGTTACTGACTAAGTTCTGTATTTTGTCAAGTTTTTCTTTGATCACCTCCATGtctacaaatcaaatgaatactTCCTGagtaaaaaaagaacaacataCAACCCCTTACAATGtttgatatttacaaaaaaatataaacacttgtaattaaaaaaaataaaaagtttttttttaattattttattcgaAATTAGTTACGATGAATAATGTGTGTACActtgtgtttttatatcattatgTGAAGTGATGTATTTTTGCTGTGGTTAAGGTGTTAACATCATTTCTACAAAGTCAAATGAAGATTTAGATGTTTAATCTAAGATTTGACCTGCAAAATCCTAACAAGATTCCTTTGCACATCTAGTCATGTGATAGTAACCTACTTAGTATCTGGAAAACACACTTTGACACAAGACTAAACCAAGTTCAAgtacataaaatgaaatacagaGCAACCTTTTTGGTTGATATTGTCTGACTCTTTAAGATGTCAAACTCGCACAAAATGACTGTATGTAACATTGTACTGGTATTTGGTAAATAATAACTTGACACAGACTTAAAATTAAACCAAATGCATCAGCTATCAGTTGTTGGTATAATGACCTACATACTAAGTCTCAAATATGCATCTGTTCCTTCGAacttactttaaacattttaaaactttaaatgttttaataatccTTAAACTATGAATCCAGAGGGTATTTCAtatatgacatacatgtagttttatataatatatatgaaatagaattaacacaaaataaacacttatgaaatgtttaaaatctAGCACTTTCATCTGTCACgtgatttatcaaaataaacatatattgcaGCATATGCACTACTGACAtcgttttttaaaatatataaagtacCTGTAGAGATATTCTGAACCTTTTTATGAATCTTCTCGTAACTGTTTTGATATTTGCTATACGTACACATTCCTGTAAAACAAAgcatcaatttttaaaaaggtgCAAACATTATCCAATatcttctcaattttatgtagtACATAGAACACAAATTTAGGGGGTGAACacatattcatttttatgaaacaattcTTAgtaataatgcaaaatacaaacCGTTCAGCATATTCTTAATCTCGGTGGCAAGTTTAACTGTTTTGCTGGTGTCCTTTGCAAAGTTTTTCATTGtacctgaataaaaaaaaatagtcatatCAACAAAATGTGCAGGGTAATATTTAAGTCTATAATTTAAACATTACGTTTCATTAGTTGtttgatagatataaaaagatgtggaagagtgccaatgaaacaactcacCATTCAAATCactatttgtaaaagtaaacttttatagATCTAAGTACGCTCTTCACCACGGAGCAATGACTTACAACGAACAGAAGCtataaaggccccgaaatgaccaGTGTAATACAATTCCaacgggaaaatcaacggtctaatctatataaaaaacgagaaac comes from the Mytilus trossulus isolate FHL-02 chromosome 3, PNRI_Mtr1.1.1.hap1, whole genome shotgun sequence genome and includes:
- the LOC134709374 gene encoding uncharacterized protein LOC134709374 is translated as MNTYVYLLFICTFVTKVIWCDTEAKMKILGSLTATGTMKNFAKDTSKTVKLATEIKNMLNGMCTYSKYQNSYEKIHKKVQNISTDMEVIKEKLDKIQNLVSNIQCNPDEIGGWTVSIN